A single region of the Acipenser ruthenus chromosome 57, fAciRut3.2 maternal haplotype, whole genome shotgun sequence genome encodes:
- the LOC131724785 gene encoding zinc finger protein OZF-like codes for MRSSPWEQEGSGNSGERPAFSEAEEGPVIEAGQEDIFDQECDGCEVKPCRKVAVIQCCAVTLASVSCASKADLGRRTSTPAPQSKISSDGKLQRKQKHRESTPQNEYVKKLRTDSVQNLSAQDSRPLPVGYTATPHPDSSATQGNFISLQTPQQIPSEQILYNCTECGTNFSDRGKLKIHQRVHTGEKPNHCTECGKTFRFATGLKLHQLTHTGEKPYECPDCGRSFNQKGSLQRHQQIHKGEKPYECPDCGRSFNQKGDLQRHQRIHKGEKPFHCADCGKSFNQKGDLQKHQRIHTGEKPFHCADCGKTFRLTTGLKLHQRIHTRVKTYECPDCGKSFIEKSNVQAHQRIHTGEKPFHCADCGKSFNQKCNLQTHQRIHKGEKPFQCADCGKSFNQKCDLQKHQRTHTGEKPYECPDCGRRFNHKSNLQTHQRTHTGEKPYECPDCGRRFTQKSNLQSHQLTHSTDKPFHCADCGKGFNQKCDLQQHQLTHTG; via the exons ATGCGCTCGTCTCCATGGGAGCAGGAAGGAAGCGGAA ATTCTGGCGAGAGACCTgctttcagtgaagcagaggaggggccagtgatagaaGCTGGACAAGAGGACATCTTtgatcaggagtg TGATGGCTGTGAGGTGAAGCCTTGCAGGAAAGTGGCTGTGATTCAATGCTGTGCAGTAACCTTGGCTTCTGTTTCCTGCGCTTCTAAAGCAGATCTAGGAAGACGCACCTCCACTCCAGCACCCCAGAGCAAAATCTCTTCTGATGGGAAACTGCAGCGtaagcagaaacacagagagtcgACACCCCAAAATGAATATGTGAAGAAACTGAGAACTGACTCTGTTCAGAATCTTTCTGCACAAGATAGCCGACCACTTCCTGTGGGATATACAGCGACTCCACATCCCGACAGTTCTGCAACCCAGGGCAACTTCATTTCCCTACAAACTCCCCAGCAGATTCCTTCAGAGCAGATCTTGTAtaactgtactgaatgtggcacCAATTTCAGTGATCGGGGAAagctgaaaatacaccagcgagttcacacaggagagaaacccaaTCACTGTACGGAGTGTGGGAAGACATTCAGATTTGCAACTGGATTAAAActacaccagctaactcacacaggagagaaaccatatgagTGTCCAgactgtgggaggagttttaatcagaaaggaAGCCTTCaaagacaccagcaaattcacaagGGGGAGAAACCGtacgagtgtcctgactgtgggaggagttttaatcagaaaggtgACCttcaaagacaccagcgaattcacaagggagagaaaccgtttcactgtgctgattgtgggaagagttttaatcagaaaggtgatcttcaaaaacaccagcgaattcacacgggagagaaaccatttcactgtgctgattgtgggaagacaTTCAGACTTACAACTGGATTAAAACTACACCAACGTATTCACACAAGAGTGAAAACAtacgagtgtcctgactgtgggaagagttttattGAGAAAAGTAACGttcaagcacaccagcgaattcacacgggagagaaaccgtttcactgtgctgattgtgggaagagttttaatcagaaatgtaaccttcaaacacaccagcgaattcacaagggagagaaaccgtttcaatgtgctgattgtgggaagagtttcaatcagaaATGtgaccttcaaaaacaccagcgaactcacacaggagagaaaccgtatgagtgtcctgactgtgggaggcgttTTAATCATAAAAgtaaccttcaaacacaccagcgaactcacaccggagagaaaccgtatgagtgtcctgactgtgggaggcgttTTACTCAGAAATCTaaccttcaatcacaccagctaactcacagtacagataaaccatttcactgtgctgattgtgggaaaggttttaatcagaaatgtgaCCTTCAAcaacaccagctaactcacacagGATAG